In Bacillus sp. FJAT-45037, the following are encoded in one genomic region:
- a CDS encoding acetylornithine transaminase has protein sequence MSALFPTYARWEIEPIKGEGAVLIDRSGKEYLDFIAGIAVCNLGHCHPAVNEAVKEQVDKLWHVSNLFHIEAQEKVAKILTEHSVCDHAFFCNSGAEANEAAIKLARKATGKHKIISFQQSFHGRTLGSMSATGQKKVHEGFGPLLAEFSYLPFNDVEALKEAVTSDVAAIMVEVIQGEGGVKPMTDAFAYELQRLCDEYNCLLIVDEVQTGIGRTGTKFAYEHYGLSPDIITLAKGLGNGFPVGAMLGKKELAAYFQPGSHGSTFGGNPLAMAAVLAVLTEIFETNLLQDVQNKGDWFIKQLSQFANEVDEIIEVRGMGLMIGIECKHEVAPILSTLRNAGLLVLSAGPTVIRLLPPLIVSDHQLEKAFLMIKNVFEKKKVAM, from the coding sequence ATGAGTGCATTATTTCCTACATATGCAAGATGGGAGATCGAACCAATAAAAGGAGAAGGAGCTGTTCTAATTGATCGATCTGGAAAAGAGTATTTAGATTTTATAGCCGGAATCGCTGTATGCAATCTCGGTCATTGTCATCCTGCTGTCAATGAAGCGGTGAAAGAGCAAGTCGATAAACTTTGGCATGTTTCCAATCTCTTTCATATTGAAGCTCAGGAAAAAGTAGCAAAGATTTTAACGGAGCATAGTGTGTGCGATCATGCTTTCTTCTGTAACAGTGGAGCTGAAGCGAACGAAGCAGCCATTAAGCTAGCAAGAAAAGCAACGGGAAAACATAAGATAATTTCTTTTCAACAATCTTTTCATGGTCGAACACTAGGAAGTATGTCTGCAACGGGTCAAAAGAAAGTGCATGAGGGATTCGGACCTCTTTTAGCGGAGTTCTCGTACTTACCTTTTAATGATGTAGAGGCGTTGAAGGAGGCAGTCACATCCGATGTAGCAGCGATTATGGTCGAAGTCATCCAAGGTGAGGGTGGAGTGAAACCAATGACAGATGCTTTCGCCTATGAATTACAACGCTTATGTGATGAGTATAACTGTCTATTAATTGTTGATGAGGTGCAAACTGGGATCGGGCGAACAGGCACAAAGTTTGCCTATGAGCATTACGGATTATCCCCAGATATTATTACACTAGCTAAAGGACTTGGCAACGGTTTTCCGGTAGGGGCAATGCTCGGGAAGAAGGAATTAGCGGCGTATTTTCAACCAGGTAGCCATGGATCAACTTTTGGAGGTAATCCGTTAGCAATGGCGGCTGTTCTTGCCGTTCTGACAGAGATTTTCGAAACAAACCTCTTACAAGATGTTCAAAATAAAGGCGATTGGTTCATCAAACAGTTGAGTCAGTTCGCAAACGAAGTAGATGAGATCATCGAAGTACGTGGAATGGGATTGATGATCGGAATAGAGTGTAAGCATGAAGTCGCACCAATTCTCTCTACATTACGAAATGCAGGATTGCTAGTTCTTTCTGCGGGGCCGACTGTCATTAGACTGTTACCACCACTCATTGTCTCAGATCATCAGTTAGAAAAAGCTTTTCTGATGATAAAGAATGTTTTTGAAAAGAAAAAAGTAGCGATGTAA
- a CDS encoding carbamoyl phosphate synthase small subunit — protein MRGYIVLETGEIFEGELRGKQKQVYGEIVFFTGMTGYQEVMTDPSFKGQMVVFTYPLIGNYGVNLTDNESSFSKVSALIVHQLSEDGYHYDKSESLSESCENNDIPLLSGVDTRAIVKRIREKGDMRAVLTTEPELVDFNEVPALADEDVVSEVSVDEPLTFEGSGPHVALLDFGYKKSIVDQLLEQGCQVTVMPYHSTLEEIHALKPDGLLLSNGPGNPKKLVHLLPMIKELSMAYPTLGICLGHQLLALAYGADTEKLRFGHRGSNQPVLESTTNKVYMTSQNHSYVVCEESLELTGFKPAFKNINDGSIEGLMHVDLPIMTLQFHPEAHPGPSDSAHFFNDFMELVEKKERVTYA, from the coding sequence ATGAGAGGGTACATCGTACTTGAAACCGGTGAGATTTTTGAGGGAGAACTGAGAGGGAAACAAAAACAAGTGTATGGAGAGATCGTATTTTTTACTGGGATGACAGGTTATCAGGAGGTTATGACCGACCCATCATTTAAAGGACAAATGGTTGTGTTTACGTATCCGTTAATAGGAAATTACGGTGTGAATTTAACAGATAACGAGAGTTCTTTTTCTAAAGTTTCAGCCCTAATTGTTCATCAATTGAGTGAAGATGGCTATCATTATGATAAGTCAGAATCACTGAGTGAGTCGTGCGAAAATAACGACATTCCTCTTTTATCAGGGGTAGATACGAGAGCGATTGTGAAGCGTATTCGAGAAAAAGGAGACATGAGAGCTGTGCTAACGACTGAGCCAGAACTTGTTGATTTTAACGAGGTCCCTGCATTAGCAGATGAAGATGTTGTATCTGAGGTCTCTGTTGATGAGCCTCTCACATTTGAAGGATCTGGGCCCCATGTAGCACTATTGGATTTTGGCTACAAAAAGTCGATCGTCGACCAGTTACTTGAACAAGGATGTCAAGTAACGGTCATGCCTTATCATTCAACGTTGGAAGAGATTCACGCACTAAAGCCGGATGGACTCCTGTTATCGAATGGGCCTGGAAACCCCAAAAAACTAGTGCATCTTTTGCCGATGATTAAAGAGTTATCGATGGCCTACCCGACACTTGGGATTTGTCTAGGGCACCAACTGTTAGCTCTAGCTTACGGAGCAGATACTGAAAAATTACGCTTTGGTCATCGTGGGTCCAATCAGCCTGTGCTTGAGTCGACGACAAATAAGGTGTACATGACATCTCAAAATCATAGTTATGTCGTCTGTGAAGAGTCATTAGAACTTACGGGATTTAAGCCGGCCTTTAAAAATATCAATGATGGATCAATAGAGGGTCTCATGCATGTGGATTTACCGATTATGACGTTACAGTTTCATCCAGAAGCACATCCTGGTCCGAGTGATAGTGCTCATTTTTTCAATGATTTTATGGAGTTGGTAGAGAAGAAGGAGAGAGTGACATATGCCTAA
- the argB gene encoding acetylglutamate kinase: protein MKEIIVIKCGGSTLNELSPAFYEAMVELWKLGKYVVLVHGGGPHINQVLHQLKVESTFINGLRKTTKEVLETVEMVLCGKVNKQLVTSIQLAGAKAIGLSGCDGNLLMAKPIDLSKLGFVGEPVKVNDHLLHTLLQAGYMPIIASIATSVEGQHYNVNADHAAAAVANSLGASQLVFVTDVDGILKDGEPVKVISKEQIDTWLVDGTIHGGMIPKVTAALKSLTGQMETVVIMNGKSNMLFANGEMLGTKIVATTKRFNSKVVQGGRV from the coding sequence TTGAAAGAGATAATCGTCATAAAATGCGGAGGTAGTACATTAAACGAACTTTCACCAGCCTTTTACGAGGCGATGGTCGAGCTTTGGAAACTAGGAAAATATGTTGTTCTTGTTCACGGGGGTGGGCCACATATTAACCAAGTTCTCCACCAATTAAAAGTGGAATCAACGTTTATAAATGGTCTACGTAAAACAACAAAAGAGGTACTAGAAACGGTTGAAATGGTGCTGTGTGGAAAGGTAAATAAGCAGCTAGTGACATCGATTCAATTAGCAGGTGCAAAAGCGATTGGTCTATCAGGATGCGATGGTAACTTACTCATGGCCAAACCGATTGACCTATCTAAGTTAGGGTTTGTCGGAGAGCCAGTAAAAGTGAATGATCATTTACTACACACATTACTGCAAGCTGGATATATGCCTATTATCGCATCGATCGCAACAAGCGTAGAAGGTCAGCATTACAATGTCAATGCGGATCATGCAGCGGCAGCAGTGGCAAATTCGCTTGGGGCAAGTCAACTAGTCTTCGTCACTGATGTAGATGGTATTTTAAAAGATGGTGAACCTGTGAAAGTAATATCAAAAGAACAGATCGATACATGGTTAGTGGATGGAACCATTCATGGCGGAATGATTCCAAAGGTGACAGCCGCACTAAAAAGCTTAACTGGACAAATGGAGACAGTGGTCATAATGAACGGAAAAAGTAATATGTTGTTTGCAAATGGGGAAATGCTCGGAACGAAAATTGTTGCAACAACAAAACGGTTCAACAGTAAAGTTGTCCAAGGAGGAAGAGTATGA
- the argJ gene encoding bifunctional glutamate N-acetyltransferase/amino-acid acetyltransferase ArgJ, with the protein MSTISQTLSITKVKGGSITSPTGFQAIGIHTGVKRKRNDLGAILCDVPASAAAVYTLNKMQAPPLKVTQESIEKEGKIQALVVNSGNANACTGKKGLMDAYEMRRLSALQFDIAEHHVAITSTGVIGEFLQMDKISSGIERLELDSMLDGASSFNQAIMTTDTMQKHTCYEAIVDGEKITIGGVAKGSGMIHPNMATMLSFVTTDARIEPNILQAALSSITNKTFNQITVDGDTSTNDMVVVMASGLAEHDLLTPEHPDWDIFYQALTLACEDLAKAIARDGEGASKLIEVQVRGAKNDQEAGMVAKQIVGSDLVKSAVYGTDANWGRIICAIGYSECLVDPEEIDIAIGPIQTLTSSSPLPFSEEEATNYMKNNDTVVISVDLHVGTGSGRAWGCDLTYDYVRINAGYRT; encoded by the coding sequence ATGAGTACGATAAGTCAGACATTATCTATTACGAAAGTAAAAGGAGGAAGTATTACCAGTCCAACAGGTTTTCAGGCAATTGGTATTCACACGGGGGTGAAACGGAAACGAAATGATTTAGGCGCGATTTTATGTGATGTTCCTGCAAGTGCGGCAGCTGTTTATACATTAAATAAAATGCAGGCTCCACCTTTGAAGGTAACGCAGGAAAGCATTGAAAAAGAAGGTAAAATTCAAGCGCTTGTTGTCAACAGCGGAAATGCCAATGCTTGTACTGGTAAAAAAGGGTTGATGGATGCGTATGAAATGCGTCGACTCTCAGCGCTTCAGTTCGACATAGCTGAACATCATGTTGCTATCACATCAACAGGGGTCATAGGGGAATTTTTACAAATGGATAAAATTTCGAGTGGCATTGAAAGACTCGAACTCGATTCAATGCTTGACGGAGCTAGTTCATTTAATCAAGCGATTATGACAACAGATACAATGCAAAAGCATACGTGTTATGAAGCAATCGTTGATGGTGAAAAAATAACGATTGGTGGAGTAGCGAAAGGATCGGGAATGATCCATCCCAATATGGCTACGATGCTATCTTTTGTGACAACAGATGCTAGAATTGAACCAAATATTTTGCAAGCGGCATTATCATCGATTACGAATAAAACATTTAATCAGATTACAGTTGATGGTGACACCTCAACAAATGATATGGTTGTCGTGATGGCTTCAGGCTTAGCCGAACATGACCTATTGACACCAGAGCATCCAGATTGGGATATTTTTTATCAAGCCTTAACGTTAGCGTGTGAAGACCTTGCGAAAGCGATCGCTCGTGATGGAGAGGGTGCGAGTAAGTTAATTGAAGTTCAAGTAAGAGGGGCTAAGAATGATCAAGAGGCGGGGATGGTTGCTAAGCAAATTGTCGGATCTGATCTTGTGAAATCGGCAGTTTATGGGACAGATGCCAACTGGGGACGAATTATTTGTGCGATTGGATATAGTGAATGTCTTGTGGACCCTGAGGAAATTGATATAGCGATTGGACCAATTCAAACGCTAACATCGAGTAGTCCATTACCTTTCTCGGAAGAAGAAGCAACGAATTATATGAAAAACAATGACACAGTCGTTATATCTGTGGACCTTCATGTAGGAACGGGGAGTGGTCGTGCATGGGGATGCGATCTCACTTATGATTATGTCCGAATTAATGCGGGGTACCGCACGTAA